The sequence CTATTACTAAATCTACTAATCTCAAAAAAGACAAAATGAGTATAACATAGCCTATATAACCACCAGACATCCTAATTTTATCAACTCGGTTTCCATAACCAGTCCATTTAAACCAGTACAAAACAAGAGGTCAGTGCTTCTTATCCTTACTACTACTATCTTAATTAACTTAAAGACGTTCAATTAGCCAGACATTGAAAACATGTTAACGAGAAAGATCTCTTTGAAAGAGAGAACTTTTCATGTGAGGCGGAACCGACTGGAGAAGCAGCAGGGATGGTGAGAACAGAATTTCCCTGTGGGTGCCGGGGAGGGAGATGTTGAGCTCGTCCATGCTGGTTATTGCTGCCTGTGCTGTTGCTTCCAGAGCTACTATTGATTACAGAAGAAATAAACTTACTTTGGCTTGAATTGGCAGGTTTCTCTGAAATCACACCTTCAAGGGTTGTCTGCTTCTTATTCCTAAATTTGTCTGACATGATGCTGTGGGCAAGAAGATTCTTCCGCTTACGGGTGTAGGCATTTTCTTGTTTAGCAAGGTCCTGAGCAGATGACAAAGCTACAGCATCTGAAAGGATCGAGAAAGATTTGGATTTCCCAGAGTAGAACTTAGAGATGCCACGCCTGGAAAGACGGAAAAGTTACAATGGATTAGAAAAAGCTCCTAGCATGGTTAATTCTTTGGTACAAAGTTAATTTCTTCCAAATGTATTCAGGAGACATCTTGCATATACAGCGCATACGTACTTCAACCTTTATTAAGTGCTTCAGTTTCATCTAAATGTACCGTACATTACTGATTCATCCTACTTCAGCTAACTATTTGGCATCAAGTCAACAATAATTTCTTCAGTTGCTGTTTATCTGATGTGATTAAGTACAGAAGGTGATGGAATTTCCATCATCATGTACCAAGTCCGAACACACAAGATTGGTAACAACAATCTATGGGCACGTTGACACAACAAATTATATAAAAGAAGGACATCAGAAGGCACAAacaacataaatatatatttctaCAAATACTTTACTTTTATACTTCATGCAATATAGACCATTTATGATTATTACCTATGATAATAACAAAGAAGTCAAGAAGCATAATGACCAGTAAGTTCCAAAAAATTCACATAAATATTTCGAGGACACACAACACATTAAGTTATTCATCTAACTAATATAATTATCTTTGATATGCCTTGAAGCAttagttgatgatttaaatgcCTTGCATGTATAGAGTCCATTAACATAAGTCCTTGATGGAATTATCCATCAGGTATTGGTGTTTGACACCAAAAAGAGTACAGACATAGCTAGCATTTTAAAGTGTCCATACTTAATACACCGTCATATGCAAATTAAATACATGCTCAGTTGGTCAGATATGTGGAAGACAAGAAATCGAACTGTCCTACAATCCTTTCAAATTTAAACCTCAATAAATGGCTTATACTTGCTTGATATAATTGACAAAACATGTATTCTATTCTCGAGCAATCTAATTCATAGCTGTGAGACACATACTTTAAAATACTTGCTGCATTTAGTGTTAAGTACAAgttgatttctattgaatatatAAAACAAATTTCTGCCACTGATGCCAATTTATAATCCAACTTCGATGAAAAACACTCAACAAACAACAAATTGTTTTAGTTTAGAGTCAACTTAAGTAACTTTCAACATAATAAATTTCTGTAGATTCAATAACAGCATAAAGACTTAAGTCATAACTGATGGCTAGAATCCAGTCTCAATGATGATAAGGTGGTGCTGGTGTTGACGTCCAGAGGCAAGGTCTTAGGATTAGACGATAATTAACCAATTAAAAAACAAGAAGGAAACATGAAAGAGACCTTTTCTTGCTAGTTGAAACAAGTTCCTAGAGGGCAATCTTTTGGCACCATGTTAAGGTTTTTTCTACCTATTAAAGGGTAAAGCTACGTATATTGACTATTCGAGAAAAAGTGTTTATTCTTGAGAAACCAAAGAACTtgtaaacctaaaatatagatTCTAAAATACATATCAGATTTCTCCCATACTTATAGGTCATCTCGTATAACACTAAGTTCAATCTTGCCAACTATTTTTTGAATTGCCAATATCAGCCATCTGACTCATTAGATTTCAATGATAAACGTGAAACCAACCATATATGTTTCAGGTTGAACAAACCCAACACGAATATCCAGTTAACTAATGGAAATTTCACATATCGTAGGTGTCTGGTTAGATCTTACAATGGCTCACTGTGGAACATGTAGCTATGCATGCATGGCAACCTACTAGATACAAGAGACAAACCATCCAATCCAATATTTCTTGAGCAACCAAGTGTTTGTTTCATAAAAATCCTCTACAGTCTCCAAAGTGAATAAAGACCTGTCAAGAACTGAAGAAGGGGCACATGCAAGAACAGGACAGAAAACCTAAGCTAAACAAGCATTAACTTTACAATATACACACAAGTTATGGCAAAAAATTATGCTAATACAGAAATGGCATAAATTTTGCCGTCAGTGAAAATTTTATATTCCTAaaatcaaggttcgtaatttcgttccGTACCGGAGTTTCAACGTTcgttcggtatggtacgatactgtataccgagcggtatatatatatatatatatatatatataattcggcgatgtcgcctctctcttctcccaggcAGGACGATGtcgcctcatatatatatatatatatatatatatatataaaagattatatattttttataaaatatataaaaaaatgccAAGGTGACGCGACGTTACTGAGGAGACgcaacgtcgccttttccttctcccacgcgaggcgacgtcgccttatatatatatatatatatatatatatatatatatataccggtaACGAGCGATCCGTGTACCGATCAGCTGacggatcggtatgtaccgcccgtaccaaacgatattattcgaaattgcataactTGCCTAAAATATCCTCATGAGTCATTCTACTTGTTCTGGAGTGAAACTTTTGTGATTCCTTAATTAGCATCATGAGTAATATGATGATACTACCATCTCCAACTAGGATAAACCAAAGACTAAAAAACTACTGTAACAACTgacttcttttaatttttttctgaaataataTTACGAAATTATATCTAATTGCTCTTTTCTTTGTCCCACATTCCCATCTCTGCTAGGTGATCTCTCCTCTCACTTGCATTTTAAGTGGGACCAGTAGTGAAGATCATGCATGAAGTAGGGCTGTAGACTTGAATAGGGGAGATCATTTGTAGAGTGGAGGTTTTGTGTCCTGCAAGTATGTCAGACATTTTGATGTCTGGATGAACAGGGGTATATGTTGCTGTGCATGGTCACATAAGTGCATTACAGGATTCCATACGATGAGCTCTTTGCTCCACATGGGTGTGGTAGAATAGCATATCCAACAAAATGTGGAATACTGCTCCATTCCTTCTGTTGCTTTCTTCTCCTCCAACTCCTCCAATAGATAATTGACCATATTTTCGGAGCACTAGCACATAAGTTCCCATTTTGTTGGAAATTTTTCTCTTTTCAAGCAACAATTTGGTTGACAACTTGAGATCAGTTACAGTTTTACATTATATTGCAGTGCAGAAGTAGTTGACCTGAGCCATCTTATCTAAGATGTTTAAAGTTGTCACTTACCATGACATGACAAAGAAGTTAACAAAatgatgcttaacaaagaattttTGTATATGTACAATAAAAAAGAGTagaaatatcataaacataagaacTTTTTATGCTTCAATAGCTATAAAAGGTCATGAAGCGAAAAGGATCAAGAATATCATATTAGCACAAGAACACAGTAAAAAAAGTTAGTAAAAGTTAATAGGCTCTCAtgcaaatttaataaaaaatggaAAGAGACAAAAGAGAATGACCAATGGTATTTGTCTTTGTTTTGAACGTCTGATTACTTAAAAAGGTTGAAATGAATGATTTTGAACTAAATCAACAATAAACTTAATCACTAGTTATGCCCCGAATGATACCATTGTTAAATTAGACATTACACTGAGTTAGTTTTTCTGTTTCTCTTGACTATTTATATGAATTTCAATGAATTATTTTAAACATATTAGGCATATTCATTAAAAAAGAATTTACACCAATGTCTTGATTTTACATTTCTGATACGTACTGCTTATGCACTATAGGTAAATTATTAAATGGTAAAGTATAGGCTTACTTCATCCATGACAGAATGTAGGAAAGAAGGCAAACCAAGATAATAACTTATATTTGGAACCTTCTCCAGTTCAAACTGATACTTGGAAGTTGACCAACCCTCACAATTTACCATCTTAGCTATTTAGGTTCCACCCACTCTCCAACAACCGGTCACTTCTTATGAGCCTAGAATAAATGAATGGCATAGTGAAAATGGAGGGATGTGAGACAGTGATTGAAGACTTAGAGCCCTCCAACAGGTGCAAATGGTGCAGGATCCTTTTAAGTCAATAAATGTACGACATCAGGAAGTAGATCAAAATATATCTTCATATATTACATCTTATGTGCTTTCATATCGCAGAAAACGAGCATGGTTAGAGGAACCGATAAATCGGTTGATTGGCTGTTTTCTAGTATTTGTCCTCGtatcaaattataatattaatcCTAAGGAGAAATGTTCCTTAATTGATCCGATTCACAAGATCTTTTGGATAAGAACAAATATACCTCTCGTACTACTGATTTGTTTCTGAAACATCCACAGAATCTTTCACAGGGTTTTGGTACTTTAATCTGACATATATACAGAGCATCTCAAAGAAAAAAACATAGGCTGGAAGAAAGAATATACTGACTAAAATTCAATAAAAGTCCAATTGAAGAAAAAAACCATCGTATTCAAATAACCGATGATAAAAACGAATTaaataaaagagaagcaaaatccCAATCTAGAATACCTAATCGGCAGCGTATCCTCGAGGGCGTCCATGGTCTCCAGGGGGTCCTTCAACCTGCTCTGCACCTCCGTCTCCCCCGACTCCTCATCGCCGTCCGACCCCTCACCACCGCTGGAGACGTCGCTGCTGTTCCTCCCGATCGACGACGAGCTGCAAGAGTCCTCCCGAACCTTCCCCTTCAACGCAACCTCCGCATGGTTCGAGCAACAAGCCGCGATCCCCCGGGCGAACCCCGACTCTCCGATGCCGTTGCCATTCTCCAGCGCGATCGGCATCGGCCTCAACAAATCAACCCGCACCAACTTCAGGATCAGATCAACCGTTTCCACCACGAAACCCCGCCGGAGGAACGACcacgatcctccggcccaacgcaCTCTCCGATCGCAGCAACCCCTTCCCCTCTCCCAGAACGCAATGGACAAAGAAGCCCAGAGCTATTTATTTATAGGAGCGAATATCTAATTATCATTGAATCGGGTAATCTACGTTCCATTAACATGATAATACATGATTTAAAGATAACCCGATCCTATTTTTGTCGGTAATTATGTTGTCTGGTTAATTGAATGGGCTTCGTTGCAGCGAGACGAGCCCGTAACTGCTGATGAACTGACCGGTTCGCACCTGATCTTGACACGTACGTACCTTCCACCAAAGAAGCGGTTCCGAGTTTGCCACGGGGCAAGGGATAAGGCCGCCTCGGGGCCTTATCCGAATTGTACGGGTCGAGTAGGCAGTTCGTCATTTCTTGTGCTTGCAGAGAGATTTTAATCGGACGGATATGAGGATGGGGCCGCGGGAGTCAACGGTGTATGATTTGTCCTCCCGTGGCCGCAGACGGATCAGGCGATGGAAGATTCCTCCTTCGACTGTTTAGTGAAGAAAGATCCTCGTGGGCCAGCATATCTACGCTTTATCCGTCGCCTCCGACCTGCGTTGCCAGTGGAGGTGACATGGGCCCCCCCCCAGTGTGGGCCCCATCGAATGCTCCAACCGCGACACGCTTGTGGGAGATGTCACCCAAAATGGGTAAGTGGTGCCAACTACCATCAATTTTGAGTGCTTTTTAAACCTAGAAAAaatgtaaaatattatataatatatattaaaaacatCTCTCCACGTCTCTTTAATCTCTATTTCATTGATAAGCATCCTAACATATCAATCTTTAACTTTCTGTGAAAGGTATACCAAGCTTTGGATGTCATCATATATATAGACCTTAAACTTTCTGTGAAAGGTACATATTGAAAGTTGTATTATTTTGCCCGACTACT comes from Musa acuminata AAA Group cultivar baxijiao chromosome BXJ3-3, Cavendish_Baxijiao_AAA, whole genome shotgun sequence and encodes:
- the LOC103977622 gene encoding protein OXIDATIVE STRESS 3 LIKE 2: MPIALENGNGIGESGFARGIAACCSNHAEVALKGKVREDSCSSSSIGRNSSDVSSGGEGSDGDEESGETEVQSRLKDPLETMDALEDTLPIRRGISKFYSGKSKSFSILSDAVALSSAQDLAKQENAYTRKRKNLLAHSIMSDKFRNKKQTTLEGVISEKPANSSQSKFISSVINSSSGSNSTGSNNQHGRAQHLPPRHPQGNSVLTIPAASPVGSASHEKFSLSKRSFSLTCFQCLAN